In Oryza brachyantha chromosome 2, ObraRS2, whole genome shotgun sequence, a single window of DNA contains:
- the LOC102717493 gene encoding Golgi SNAP receptor complex member 1-2 → MMPSASDAAAAAALELQESGWEELRRESRKLEGDLDVKLSSYARLAARSSSASASASSSAAAASSPSDRSSWKSMEFEIQSLLDKLQDVNDAMSRCAASTAPTVSVTQKLARHRDILHEFAQEFRRTRGNLSSIREHADLLSSVRDDITESKATGGMSPRVHLLRERASIHGSINQIDEVIGQAQSTRVALSNQRALFGDVQGKVKQLGEKFPVIRGLLGAIKRKKSKDTIILSAVIAACTIFLIIYWLSK, encoded by the exons ATGATGCCGTCGGcgtcggacgcggcggcggcggcggcgctggagctGCAGGAGTCCGGGtgggaggagctgcggcgggagTCGCGGAAGCTGGAGGGCGACCTCGACGTCAAGCTCTCCTCCTAcgcgcgcctcgccgcgcgctcctcctccgcgtccgcctccgcatcctcctccgccgccgcggcgtcgtccCCGAGCGACCGCTCCTCCTGGAAGTCCATGGAGTTCGAGATCCAGTCGCTGCTCGACAAGCTGCAGGACGTCAACGACGCCATGAgccgctgcgccgcctccACTGCCCCCACCGTCTCCGTCACCCAGAAGCTCGCCCGCCACCGCGACATCCTCCACGAGTTCGCGCAG GAGTTCAGGAGGACGAGGGGGAATCTGAGCTCCATCAGGGAGCACGCGGATCTCCTCAGCTCCGTGCGGGACGACATTACCGAGTCCAAG GCTACCGGCGGCATGTCGCCGAGGGTGCATTTGCTCAGAGAGAGGGCTTCGATTCATGGCAGCATTAACCAG ATTGACGAGGTCATTGGCCAAGCTCAGAGCACAAGGGTAGCCCTTTCCAATCAGAGGGCATTATTTGGGGATGTTCAAGGAAAAGTCAAGCAACTGGGTGAAAAGTTCCCTGTTATTAGAGGCCTACTTG GTGCCATCAAGAGGAAGAAATCCAAGGACACTATCATTCTTTCAGCAGTGATAGCAGCCTGTACCATCTTCTTGATTATTTACTGGCTTTCAAAATGA